The window GCTCTTTGGCATCCGGTTCGTAGAGATAGTCCCAGTGATGCTTGAGCGATTTATCCGCGGTCGCCTCCAGTGGAATCAACTGCTCCACAGTAGGCTGTTGCGTCATGGTGTTGATGAACTTGTTGGACACCACGGACAGGCGATCAATACGGCCGTCCAGGTAGGCATCCAGCATCACCTTGACGCTGCCAATCAGATCATTGATCGACGGCTCTTCGCCCAGGTGGCTGATAGCTGCAACGACGTTGCCGCCGAAGTTGCGGAAGAAAGCCGCACCCTTGCTACCAACAACACACAGGTCGATCTCGACGCCGTTTTCGCGGTTTACCGCCATGTCCTTGACCAGGGCCTTGAACAGGTTGGTGTTCAAGCCACCACACAGACCACGGTCACTGCTCACTACGACATAACCGACGCGCTTGATTTCACGCTCGATCATGAAGGGGTGGCGATATTCCGGGTTGGCGTTGGCCAAATGACCAATAACCTGGCGGATGCGCTCCGCGTAAGGACGGCTAGCAGCCATGCGCATTTGTGCCTTGCGCATTTTACTGACCGCCACTTTTTCCATGGCGCTGGTAATCTTTTGCGTGCTTTTGATGCTCGCAATCTTACTGCGAATCTCTTTTGCGCCTGCCATGTAACACCTATCAGGTTAGCAAGCGGGAGCCTTGCGGCTCCCGCTGCGGCTTACCAGGTTTGGGTGGCCTTGAACTTCTCGATACCGGCTTTCATGCCAGCGTCGATTTCGTCATTGAAGTCACCCTTCACGTTGATCTTCGCCATCAAATCGGCGTGATCGCGGTTGAAGAAAGCAATCAGCGCTTGTTCGAAGCTGCCGATCTTGGCGATTTCAACGTCAGTCAGGAACCCACGCTCAGCGGCATACAGCGACAGCGCCATGTCAGCGATCGACATTGGTGCGTATTGCTTCTGCTTCATCAGCTCGGTAACGCGCTGACCATGCTCAAGTTGCTTACGGGTCGCTTCGTCCAGGTCAGAAGCGAACTGGGCGAATGCCGCCAGTTCACGGTACTGAGCCAGAGCGGTACGGATACCACCGGAGAGCTTCTTGATGATCTTGGTCTGAGCGGCACCACCCACACGGGATACCGAAACACCGGCGTTCACAGCAGGACGGATCCCGGAGTTGAACATGGCCGATTCCAGGAAGATCTGACCGTCGGTGATGGAAATCACGTTGGTCGGAACGAACGCGGAAACGTCGCCAGCCTGGGTTTCGATGATCGGCAGTGCGGTCAGGGAACCGGTTTTGCCGGTCACTGCGCCGTTGGTGAACTTCTCTACGTACTCTTCCGAAACGCGGGATGCGCGCTCCAGCAGACGGGAGTGGAGATAGAACACGTCGCCTGGGTAAGCTTCACGGCCTGGTGGACGGCGCAGCAGCAGGGAAATCTGGCGGTAAGCCACTGCTTGCTTGGACAGATCGTCATAAACGATCAGTGCGTCTTCACCGCGGTCGCGGAAGAATTCACCCATGGTGCAACCGGAGTACGGTGCCAGGAACTGCAGTGCTGCAGATTCCGAAGCGCTCGCAGCCACGACGATGGTGTTAGCCAGTGCGCCGTTTTCTTCCAGCTTGCGAACCACGTTGGCGATGGTCGATTGTTTCTGACCGATCGCTACGTAGACGCAGAAAATGCCGCTGTTTTTCTGGTTGATGATCGCGTCGATCGCCAGAGCGGTTTTACCGATCTGACGGTCACCGATGATCAGCTCACGCTGGCCACGGCCGACAGGGATCATGGCATCGACAGCCTTGTAGCCAGTCTGTACAGGCTGGTCTACCGACTTACGCCAGATCACGCCTGGAGCAACTTTCTCGACCGCATCGGTCTCGGTGTTGTTCAGCGGACCTTTGCCGTCAACTGGGTTACCCAGTGCGTCGACTACGCGACCCAGCAGTTCCTTACCAACCGGAACTTCGAGGATGCGGCCGGTGCACTTGGCGCTCATGCCTTCAGCCAGAGACTGGTAGGAGCCCAATACAACGGCACCTACGGAGTCTTGCTCCAGGTTGAGAGCCATACCGAAGACGCCGCCCGGAAACTCGATCATCTCGCCGTACATGACGTCGGCCAGACCGTGAATCCGCACGATACCGTCAGATACGCTGACGACAGTGCCTTCGTTACGGGCTTGGGAGGTCACATCGAGCTTGTCGATGCGGCCCTTGATAATTTCACTTATTTCGGAAGGATTGAGTTGCTGCATTGCTCTGCTGCCCCTTCAAACTCAAGATTTCAATGCTTCGGCAAGGTTTGCGAGTTTTCCGCGAACCGAGCCATCGATTACCAGGTCGCCGGCGCGGATGACAATGCCCCCAATAAGGGATTTGTCTTCCTCGACTTGCAGGCGCACTTCCCGGTTGAGTCGTGCACTGAGAACCTTGGCGAGTTTGTCTTGCTGTTCTTGGTTCAATGCAAAAGCACTGGTGACTTCAACGTCTACCGATTTCTCTTGTTCGGCCTTGTACAGGTCAAACAGAGCGGCGATCTCCGGCAACAGCGGGAGACGGTCGTTTTCGGAAACGACGTTAATGAAGTTCTGTACCTTCACATCAAACTTGTCGCCGCACACGTCAATAAACGTGGCGGCCTTGTCTGCGCTCGTCAGTCGCGGGGCCTTGAGCACGCGCTGCATGGTGTCATCTTGCGACACTGCTGCAGCCAGGCCGAGCATGGCTGACCAAGAGGCCAGTTGCTGGTGGGCCTGGGCGTGCTCGAAGGCTGCCTTAGCGTAAGGTCGGGCCAACGTGGTCAATTCTGCCATGATCGCCCTCGCTTAAATTTCAGCAGCCAGTTTGTTTACCAGCTCCGCGTGCGCGTTTTGATCGATTGTGGCACCCAGGATCTTCTCGGCGCCGCCAACGGCCAGAGCACCCAATTGGGCACGCAGCGCGTCTTTGACACTGTTCAGTTCCTGCTCGATCTCGGCCTGAGCCTGAACCTTCACACGGTCAGCGTCGATACGGGCTTTTTCAACAGCCTCTTCAACGATCTGGTTACCGCGTTTCTTGGCTTGCTCAATGATTTCAGCTGCCTGAGCTTTTGCTTCGCGCAGTTGATGACCCGCTTTCTCTTGGGCCAACTCCAGGTCGCGAGCTGCTCGGCTGGCAGCATCCAGTCCATCCGCGATCTTCTTCTGACGTTCGTGCAAAGCCGCGATGACCGGAGGCCACACGAACTTCATGCAAAACAGTACAAAAATGAAGAACGCAACGGACTGGCCAATCAGGGTTGCATTAATGTTCACGCCAACACCTCGCTCGTTCGTTGCACATCACACCAATTACTCGAAGGTTCGAGCAATTAGCCAGCGAGTTGACCAACGAATGGGTTCGCGAAGGTGAAGAACAGAGCGATACCAACACCGATCATGGTTACGGCGTCGAGCAGGCCGGCAACGATGAACATTTTGACTTGCAGCATTGGAACCATCTCTGGCTGACGCGCTGCGCCTTCCAGGAACTTGCCGCCCAACAGGCCGAAACCAATTGCGGTACCCAGTGCGCCCAGGCCGATCAACAGTGCAACAGCGATAGCGGTTAGACCAACTACAGTTTCCATCTTTCCTCCCGACTTTTACGTCGTATGGTTTAGGTTTTTTAGATTTTAAAGCGGTAAAACAAATCGTTTCATAGCCCTGTTCGGGCACCCACTCGTTTGACCGAGTGGGACATCAGACTAGTCGAGACTGGTCTTAATGGTTCTCTTCGTGCGCCATCGACAAGTAAACGATGGTCAGCATCATGAAGATAAACGCCTGCAGGGTGATGATCAGGATGTGGAACACAGCCCACGCCCACTGCAGAACTACGCCCAGGCCGCTAAGCCAGAGCAGACCACTGCCGAACATCACAGCGATCAGAATGAAGACCAGTTCGCCGGCGTACATGTTGCCGAACAGACGCAGTGCCAGAGAGATTGGCTTGGCGATCAGTGTCACGAACTCCAGCAGGAAGTTCACCGGGATCAGCAGGGCTTGAACGAAGATGTTCTTGCTGCCGAAAGGGTGCAGGGTCAGTTCGCCGATGAAGCCGCCGATGCCCTTGACCTTGATGCTGTAGAAAATGATCAACGCGAACACCGACAGGGCCATGCCCAGGGTAGCGTTCGGGTCAGTGGTCGATACGGCACGGAACGGAATGTGCGAATCGCCAGTGATCAGGATGGCCAGCTGAGGAATCCAGTCGACCGGGATCAGGTCGACGGCGTTCATCAGGAAGACCCAGACGAAGATGGTCAGTGCCAACGGTGCAATCACCGGGCTACGGCCATGGAAGCTGTCTTTCACGCTGCCATCGACGAATTCGACCAATACTTCAACGAAGTTCTGCAAAGCACCAGGCTGACCGGAAGTCGCCTTCTTTGCCGCCATGCGGAAAAGAAGAACGAAGATCAGACCCAACGCGACCGACCAGCCGAGAGTATCGACGTGGAAAGCCCAGAAGCCCATTTCCTTGGCTTCTGCTGCGGTGTGGGCAAAACCCCACCCGCCAGTTGGGTGCTGACCGAAGGTCAGGTTCTGCAAGTGGTGCTGGATATAGCCCGAAGCGGTTGTCTCTGCCATGGTTGCCTCAAACGCCCTAAGGTCTCGAAAGTCTTGTTCTCATCAGCAGGGGCGCGAACCAGCTGACCAGTTGGGTCAACACGAAGACGCCGAATACAGCTAGCGGCGCCAATGGCTTCACACCTGCGAACGTCAATGCAAAGAGCACTGCCGTCAAAATCAGTTTGCCCGCCTCGCCGGCATAAAAAGACCGGACGATGGCTTGAGCTGCTCGGGCGCCGGAAAACCGAAATGCCCTGTGAGCGAAATAAACATTGGGTAGCAAGGCTATCAGGCCTCCGCAGAGTCCCGAGTACCCGGCTACGACTCCATGCCAGTACCAAAGCGCCAAAGCGGCCAGTACCAAAACGACAAATTGAGCCAGTAGGACCGGAAAAACTGCCAGGCGATGGAACGGCAAGCGGTTTGGCGTGCGGCTCTCCATCGTTTTTGCTCCCCAATGATCGGCTGCCGGAATTCAATAACTTGGCATAATTTGTGCCGACAAAATGCGCGCAGAGTATAGGGGCGGTTCTGCCCCTATTCAACTGTCAGGTAGTATTTCCGACTGCACGCTACATGAGGAAATGTTTCAGCGAATGTGCGCAAGTACACCTTGAAGCTCGTCGAGGGAGTTGTAACCGATCACCAACTGCCCCTTCCCCTTTTTTCCGTGGCGAATCTGCACCGCAGAGCCTAGGCGCTCAGCCAGACGCTGTTCGAGTCGAGCGATATCCGGGTCCGGCTTTACCGGTTCAGCAGGTTCCTGTTTACCGCTCAACCACTGGCGAACCAGTGCTTCAGTCTGGCGAACGGTCAGCCCCCGTGCGACAACGTGTCGCGCCCCTTCAACCTGTTGATTTTCCGGTAAACCGAGCAAAGCACGGGCATGACCCATTTCCAGGTCGCCGTGGGACAGCATGGTTTTGATGACTTCCGGCAACGCGATCAAGCGTAGCAGGTTGGCCACAGTCACGCGGGATTTGCCCACGGCTTCGGCCACTTGTTGCTGAGTCAGCTGGAATTCCTGCTGCAAACGCTGCAACGCAACCGCTTCTTCGATCGGATTGAGGTCTTCACGCTGGATGTTCTCGATCAGCGCCATGGCGATCGCGGTTTCATCCGGCACATCGCGAACCATCGCCGGGATGGTTTCCTGACCCGCTTGCTGGCTGGCGCGCCAGCGGCGTTCGCCGGCGATGATTTCAAAGCGACCGCTGCCAATCGGACGAACCACGATCGGTTGCATCACACCTTGAGCCTTGATCGACTGTGCCAGTTCTTCCAGCGCCTGAGGATCCATATCCCGTCGCGGCTGATACTTGCCGCGCTGGATCAGGTCCAGGGGCAGGTGCTGCAGCTCACGCTGATCGGCCTGCACCGCTTGTTCTTCCAGCGAGCTGACAGTCGGACCGCTCAGCAGTGCATCCAGTCCACGTCCGAGACCTCGTTTCTTGACGGCCATGGGGATTCCTTAAGTTGCCTGAGCAGCGGCAGTGCGTGAGTTTTTGCGTTGACGACGAACCATCTCGCCCGCCAATGCCAGATAGGCAATGGCGCCCCGGGATGATTTGTCGTACGCCAGCGCCGGCATGCCATAGCTTGGTGCTTCAGCCAGGCGGATGTTGCGCGGAATCACCGTGTCGTAGAGCTGCTCGCCGAAATGTTCCTTGAGCTGCGCCGAAACATCGTTCATCAGGCTCAGGCGCGGGTCATACATGGTCCGCAACAGGCCTTCGACTTTCAGGTTCGGGTTCAGCAACTCGGCGATACGCTTGATGTTATCCACAAGGTCGCTCAAGCCTTCGAGCGCGAAGTACTCGCACTGCATGGGGATAATCACCCCATCAGCGGCGACCAAAGCGTTCAGTGTGAGCATCGACAACGACGGCGGACAGTCGATCAAAATGTAATCGTAGTTTTCACGGATCGGTGCCAACGCACTGCGCAGACGGCTTTCCTTCATCTGCATTTCCAGCAGAACCACTTCGGCCGCGGTCAGGTCGCGGTTGGCCGGCAGCAGTTGGTAACCACCGTGCTCGGAGTAGTGCATGGCCTGGGCCAGATCGCACTCGCCGATCAGCAGGTCGTAGACCGAGTTTTCCAGGCCGTGTTTATCCACACCGCTACCCATGGTGGCGTTGCCCTGTGGATCGAGATCGATCAACAGCACCCGACGCTTGGTAGCGACCAGGGAAGCTGCGAGGTTGATGCAGGTGGTGGTCTTGCCCACACCACCCTTTTGGTTCGCTATCGCGAATACCTTAGCCATTCTTGCTTGTGTTCCCAATCATGCCGTGCGGCGCAGTATCAGCAGATGGCGTTGGCCTTGGCAACCGGGTACGGCCAGGGCGTGTTCGCTATCGAGGTGGAAGTCTGCCGGCAATGCTACCAGCTCATCGGCGGGATGAACGCCCTTCATTGCCAGCCAACGTGTTTCGGTGTCGCCGAGGTGGCGAGTCCAGTTGCTGAAGTTCTCCATGCTGCTGAACGCCCGGGAAATGATCCCGTTGAAGGGCTGAGCAGGTTGAAAAGCTTCGACGCGACTGTGGATAACTTGCAGGTTATCCAGTTTGAGTTCGAGTTTGACCTGTGTCAGGAAGCGGGTTTTCTTGCCGTTGCTGTCCAGGCAAGTCACCTGGGACTCAGGAAACAGGATGGCCAACGGAATACCCGGCATGCCCCCACCGCTGCCAACGTCCAGCCAGCGGCCGTTTTCGACGAACGACATCACGCTCAAACTATCGAGCAAGTGACGGGAAACCATTTCATCCGGATCGCGTACGGCGGTCAGGTTGTAAGCCTTGTTCCATTTTATCAACAGGGCCAGGTAACCCAGCAGCTGAGCATGCTGGGTTTCTGTCAGCGTGACACCAAGCTGGCGAGCACCTGTGGATAACTCTTCTGCGTGTTGCGAGGTGACCAACGAACTCAAGCGCTTTGCTCCAACTGACGGCCCGCGCCGCGTTTTTTCAAATGAATCATCAACAGCGAAATCGCTGCCGGCGTCACACCCGGGATGCGCGACGCCTGGCCCAAAGTCTCTGGACGGGTCGCACCGAGCTTGCTCTGGATCTCTTTGGAGAGACCGGAAATATTCGTGTAATCGATATCCACAGGCAGTTTTGTGTCTTCGCTGGCCCGCAGACGAGCGATTTCATCCTGCTGGCGATCGATGTAGCCGGCGTATTTGGTCTTGATTTCGACCTGCTCGGCGACTTGTGGATCTTCTGCACCGCCACCGGTCACGGCGATCAGACCAGCGTAGTCGATTTCCGGACGGCTCAGCAGGTTGAGCAAGTTGTATTCGTGGGTCAGCGGCGTACCGAACTTCTCGGAAATCGCATCGCCTTGTTCGGTGCCCGGACGAACCCAGGTACTTTTCAGGCGTTGCTCTTCCAGCGTGATGCTTTCGCGTTTGGTGCAGAAAGCAGCCCAACGCGCGTCATCCACCAAGCCCAGTTCGCGACCTTTTTCGGTCAAGCGCAGGTCGGCGTTGTCTTCGCGCAGGATCAGGCGGTATTCGGCGCGGGATGTGAACATCCGATAGGGTTCCTGGGTACCCAGGGTAATCAGGTCGTCGACCAATACGCCGATGTACGCTTCGTCGCGACGCGGACACCAAGCATCTTTGCCCTGAGCCCGCAGTGCGGCGTTGGCCCCGGCCAGCAAACCCTGGGCGCCGGCTTCTTCGTAACCGGTGGTGCCGTTGATTTGCCCGGCGAAGAACAGACCGCCGATGACTTTGGTTTCCAGGTTGTACTTCAGGTCACGCGGGTCAAAGTAATCGTATTCGATGGCGTAACCCGGACGAACGATGTGCGCGTTTTCCATGCCGCGAATCGATTGCACGATCTGCAGTTGCACGTCGAATGGCAGCGATGTGGATATCCCGTTCGGGTACAGCTCGTTAGTCGTCAGGCCTTCCGGTTCGATGAAGACCTGATGGCTGTCCTTGTCGGCAAAGCGATGGATCTTGTCTTCGATCGACGGGCAGTACCGCGGACCGATGCCTTCGATCAACCCGGCATCGGAATACATCGGCGACCGATCCAGGTTGGCGGCAATGATTTCGTGGGTACGGGCGTTGGTGTGGGTAATCCAGCAGCTGACCTGTTTCGGATGCTGCTCTTTGGAACCCATGAACGACATCACCGGGATCGGTGTATCGCCGGCTTGCTCGGTCATCACCGAGAAATCCACCGAACGTCCGTCGATACGCGGCGGCGTACCGGTTTTCAAGCGACCGACGCGCAATGGCAACTCACGCAAACGGTGAGCCAGGGCGATCGACGGTGGATCACCGGCACGGCCACCGGAAAAATTCTGCATTCCGATGTGGATAAGTCCACCGAGGAAGGTGCCAGTGGTCAACACCACGGAATCCGCGAAGAAACGCAGGCCCATTTGGGTGACAACACCGCGCACTTGTTCCTGCTCGACGATCAGGTCGTCGGCAGCCTGTTGAAATATCCACAGGGTCGGCTGGTTTTCGAGAATTTCGCGGACAGCGGCCTTGTACAGAACCCGATCAGCCTGAGCGCGGGTTGCCCGCACGGCCGGGCCTTTGCGGCTGTTCAATACGCGAAATTGAATACCGCCTTTATCGGTAGCCATGGCCATCGCGCCGCCGAGGGCATCGATTTCCTTGACCAGATGGCTTTTGCCGATCCCACCGATAGCGGGGTTGCAACTCATGGCACCGAGGGTTTCCACGTTATGCGTCAGCAACAGGGTTTTTGCACCCATGCGTGCTGAGGCCAGTGCTGCCTCGGTACCGGCATGACCGCCGCCGATGACGATCACTTCAAAACGGGAAGGGAAATCCACCACGCACCTCGTGCCTGCTTCAGTTAGGTAATCCGGAATAGGTTGGTCTCAGGTTTTTGGACCTGGTCGGCAAGTATAGGGACTTCGCCCTTCCTAAAGAACCCTTTGCACAAAATTTAACCAGCTGTGGAGAAGTCGCGGTTATAGAAATTAAAAAGAGAGAAATTTATTAAATCTTTGTTTTTATGTTTATTTCTACTGAGCCACCTTTCTGTGGATAGATCGCTACAAGCCTCTATATTCAATGTGTACAGAGATTCAAAACCCTGTGGTCATGTACCAATGAGGCCCTTGGATAACCGGTTTAAGCCTGTGGATGAAAGGGGTGCTTATCCACAGGGGCGGTTATCTTCAGTTTTGAGGCCCTGTTATCAACTGCCCTTAGTGGCAGTTATTCACAGGGCTTAATCCACAGAAAACTGCTAAATGAGCAAATCCAGGACACGGAAAATCCGCTCAAGCAGAAAGAATCGGCTCGGCACTGGAAGAGAATTCAAGAAAAGGAGGGAACAGACAGGCACGAATGGCCTGTCTGTGGACAACGGAGAGTCTTATTTACCGATACAGAAGCTGGAAAAGATCCGCCCCAGCAGATCATCGGAGCTGAATGCACCGGTGATTTCACCCAAAGCGTGTTGGGCCTGGCGCAAATCCTCGGCCAACAGTTCGCCGGCACCCGCCAGGGTCAGCTGCGCACGGCCGTGCTCAAGGGAAGCACTGGCGTGACGCAACGCTTCAAGGTGACGCCTGCGAGCACTGAAGCTGCTTTCAGAGGTCTGTTCGTAGCCCATGCAGGCCTTGAGGTGGTCCCGCAGCAACTCCAACCCTTCACCTGCAGACCTGGCACTCAGGCTGATGGTGACATGGCCATCCTCGCTGACTTCCAGGGCAATGGCTTCGCCCGTGAGGTCTGCCTTGTTACGGATTAGCGTAACTTTCGCCGGGTCGGGACGGATTTCCAGAAATTCAGGCCATAACGCGAACGGATCAAGAGCCTCAGGAGCGGTGGCATCGACTACCAAAAGGACTCGATCAGCCTCGCCAATCGCTTTCAGCGCCCGTTCGACGCCGATTTTTTCCACCTGGTCATCGGTGTCTCGAAGACCTGCGGTGTCGACCACGTGCAGCGGCATGCCATCGATGTGGATATGTTCACGGAGAATGTCCCGGGTGGTGCCGGCAATCTCGGTCACGATAGCGGCTTCACGACCGGCCAGTGCATTCAACAGGCTGGATTTACCGGCATTTGGCCGCCCGGCGATCACCACGGTCATCCCGTCTCGCAGCAAGGCACCCTGCCCGGCTTCACGCAGCACTGTGGATAATTCGTCGCGCACTTTGTCGAGCATGCTCAGTACGTGGCCATCGGCGAGGAAATCGATTTCTTCTTCCGGGAAGTCGATCGCCGCTTCGACATAGATGCGCAGGCCAATCAGTTGCTCGGTGAGGTTATGCACACGTTCGGAGAATGCACCTTGCAATGAACGCAGGGCATTTCGTGCAGCTTGTGCAGAACTCGCCTCGATCAAGTCGGCGATGGCCTCGGCCTGAGCCAGATCGAGCTTTTCATTGAGGAACGCGCGCTCGCTGAATTCACCCGGCCGGGCCAGACGACAGCCCAGTTCCAGGCAACGCTTGAGCAGCATATCCAGAACGACGGGACCGCCGTGGCCCTGGAGTTCCAGCACATCTTCGCCGGTAAATGAGTTCGGGCCCGGAAAATACAGGGCGATGCCTTGATCCAGCACCTCATCGTTCTCACTGAGGAACGGGCCGTAGTGGGCAAATCTTGGCTTGAGTTCACGACCGCTGAAGGCCTTGGCCGCAACACTTGCCAGCGGCCCGGAAATACGGACGATGCCCACACCGCCGCGACCTTGAGCGGTGGCGACGGCTGCGATGGTTTCACGAGGAACGCTCATAAAGCGGTATCCAGACAAAAGTGACAGATAGCAAAACGCCCCACTAGGGGGCGTTTTGAGTGGTTATCCACAGAGTAAGTTACGCCTCGGCTTTTTTGGTAGCCGCTTCGATCTTACGCGTGATGTACCACTGTTGGGCGATCGACAAAACGTTGTTCACTACCCAATACAGAACAAGACCGGCCGGGAACCACAGGAAGAAGAAGGTGAAGATGATTGGCATCATTTTCATGACCTTCGCCTGCATCGGATCCGGAGGAGTCGGGTTCAACTGCTGCTGGATGAACATGGTTACGCCCATGATGATCGGCAGAATGAAGAACGGATCCTTGATCGACAGGTCAGTAATCCACAGCATGAACGGCGCTTGGCGCATTTCAACGCTTTCCAGCAGAACCCAGTACAGCGAAAGGAAAACCGGCATCTGCACGAGGATTGGCAAGCAACCACCCAGCGGATTGATCTTTTCTTTCTTGTACAGCTCCATCATGGATTGCGACATTTTCTGCCGGTCGTCGCCATGTTGCTCTTTCAGCGCGGCCAGTTTCGGTGCCACTGCACGCATGCGCGCCATGGATTTGTAACTGGCAGCCGACAGCGGGAAGAAAATCCCTTTGATCAGCATGGTCAGGAAGATGATCGACCAGCCCCAGTTACCGACGATTGCGTGGATGTGTCCCAGCAACCAGAAGATGGGTTGGGCGATGAACCAAAGAATGCCGTAATCGACGGTCAGTTCCAGACCTGGGGACAACTCTTTCAGCACAGCCTGGCTTTTCGGACCCGCGTACAGAACAGCACTGGTTTCGGCTTTTGCACCTGGCGCAACGCTCATTGCCGGGCCGGTATAACCGATGATGTAGTTGCCCTTGCTGTCTTTACGGGTCTGGACGATGTTGTTTTCGCCCTTGGCCGGAATCCATGCGGTCACGAAGTAGTGCTGCAACCAGGCAACCCAACCACCGGTGACGGTTTCCTTGAGCTGAGCCTTGTCCATGTCGCTCATCGACACTTTCTTGTACGGCTCGTTACTTGTCCACAGGGCAGCACCGAGGTAAGTCGCGGTACCGGTGGCGGTGGTCGAGGAAGGATCGCCGCTGGCGTCACGCTTGAGTTGCGCGAACATCGCACCAGACCAGGGCTGCGCACTCTGGTTGTCGATCAGGTAGGAAACGGTTACGTCGTACAGGCCACGTTTCACGGTGAAACGCTTGATGTAGTTGACGCCGTCCTTGCTGAACTTCAGGTCTGCGACCAATTGGTCCTGACCGTCAGCCAGTTGATAAATCTTCTTCTCCGAGGAGTAAACCGGGCGACCGGCAGGACTGGCGTCCGGACCGTTGGTGCCGATCAAACCGCTTTGAGCCAGATAAGTCCGCTCGTTGCCGTTATCGAACAACTGGAATGGAATTTCCGGATGGTCCTGGCGACGTGGATACAGCGGCAGCGTCAACTGCGCAACATCACCACCTTGTGGATCGATTGCCAGGTTGAGCACATCCGTTTTGATCTGGATGAGGTCTTTGCTTGCAGCTACTGGTGTTTCAGCAGGTGCAGTTGCACTGGTATCGCTTGGGGCGCGGGGAATGTCGTCACTGACAGAAGCATTATTGCCAGTCGCCGTATCCGGTAGGCCCGGTGCGGTAGTACTGGAAGCAACATTCTGAGTCGGCAGGGCAGCCTGGCCATAGTCCTGGTTCCATTTAAGAACCATAACGTAGGACACGATTGCCAGGGCGACGATCAGGATCGTGCGTTTGATATCCATGATTACTCGGCCATCGAAGAAGAACGGGAGGTAGGGATAGATGGAACCGGGTCATAACCACCGGGATTCCACGGATGACAGCGACCTAAACGACGAAAGGCCAGCCAGCCACCGCGCAGAAGACCATGATTTT of the Pseudomonas frederiksbergensis genome contains:
- a CDS encoding ParB/RepB/Spo0J family partition protein, which encodes MAVKKRGLGRGLDALLSGPTVSSLEEQAVQADQRELQHLPLDLIQRGKYQPRRDMDPQALEELAQSIKAQGVMQPIVVRPIGSGRFEIIAGERRWRASQQAGQETIPAMVRDVPDETAIAMALIENIQREDLNPIEEAVALQRLQQEFQLTQQQVAEAVGKSRVTVANLLRLIALPEVIKTMLSHGDLEMGHARALLGLPENQQVEGARHVVARGLTVRQTEALVRQWLSGKQEPAEPVKPDPDIARLEQRLAERLGSAVQIRHGKKGKGQLVIGYNSLDELQGVLAHIR
- a CDS encoding F0F1 ATP synthase subunit B — its product is MNINATLIGQSVAFFIFVLFCMKFVWPPVIAALHERQKKIADGLDAASRAARDLELAQEKAGHQLREAKAQAAEIIEQAKKRGNQIVEEAVEKARIDADRVKVQAQAEIEQELNSVKDALRAQLGALAVGGAEKILGATIDQNAHAELVNKLAAEI
- a CDS encoding F0F1 ATP synthase subunit I, whose amino-acid sequence is MESRTPNRLPFHRLAVFPVLLAQFVVLVLAALALWYWHGVVAGYSGLCGGLIALLPNVYFAHRAFRFSGARAAQAIVRSFYAGEAGKLILTAVLFALTFAGVKPLAPLAVFGVFVLTQLVSWFAPLLMRTRLSRP
- the atpE gene encoding F0F1 ATP synthase subunit C, whose amino-acid sequence is METVVGLTAIAVALLIGLGALGTAIGFGLLGGKFLEGAARQPEMVPMLQVKMFIVAGLLDAVTMIGVGIALFFTFANPFVGQLAG
- the atpB gene encoding F0F1 ATP synthase subunit A, with the protein product MAETTASGYIQHHLQNLTFGQHPTGGWGFAHTAAEAKEMGFWAFHVDTLGWSVALGLIFVLLFRMAAKKATSGQPGALQNFVEVLVEFVDGSVKDSFHGRSPVIAPLALTIFVWVFLMNAVDLIPVDWIPQLAILITGDSHIPFRAVSTTDPNATLGMALSVFALIIFYSIKVKGIGGFIGELTLHPFGSKNIFVQALLIPVNFLLEFVTLIAKPISLALRLFGNMYAGELVFILIAVMFGSGLLWLSGLGVVLQWAWAVFHILIITLQAFIFMMLTIVYLSMAHEENH
- the atpG gene encoding F0F1 ATP synthase subunit gamma, which gives rise to MAGAKEIRSKIASIKSTQKITSAMEKVAVSKMRKAQMRMAASRPYAERIRQVIGHLANANPEYRHPFMIEREIKRVGYVVVSSDRGLCGGLNTNLFKALVKDMAVNRENGVEIDLCVVGSKGAAFFRNFGGNVVAAISHLGEEPSINDLIGSVKVMLDAYLDGRIDRLSVVSNKFINTMTQQPTVEQLIPLEATADKSLKHHWDYLYEPDAKELLDGLMVRYVESQVYQAVVENNAAEQAARMIAMKNATDNAGDLISDLQLVYNKARQAAITQEISEIVGGAAAV
- a CDS encoding ParA family protein — protein: MAKVFAIANQKGGVGKTTTCINLAASLVATKRRVLLIDLDPQGNATMGSGVDKHGLENSVYDLLIGECDLAQAMHYSEHGGYQLLPANRDLTAAEVVLLEMQMKESRLRSALAPIRENYDYILIDCPPSLSMLTLNALVAADGVIIPMQCEYFALEGLSDLVDNIKRIAELLNPNLKVEGLLRTMYDPRLSLMNDVSAQLKEHFGEQLYDTVIPRNIRLAEAPSYGMPALAYDKSSRGAIAYLALAGEMVRRQRKNSRTAAAQAT
- the atpA gene encoding F0F1 ATP synthase subunit alpha, which gives rise to MQQLNPSEISEIIKGRIDKLDVTSQARNEGTVVSVSDGIVRIHGLADVMYGEMIEFPGGVFGMALNLEQDSVGAVVLGSYQSLAEGMSAKCTGRILEVPVGKELLGRVVDALGNPVDGKGPLNNTETDAVEKVAPGVIWRKSVDQPVQTGYKAVDAMIPVGRGQRELIIGDRQIGKTALAIDAIINQKNSGIFCVYVAIGQKQSTIANVVRKLEENGALANTIVVAASASESAALQFLAPYSGCTMGEFFRDRGEDALIVYDDLSKQAVAYRQISLLLRRPPGREAYPGDVFYLHSRLLERASRVSEEYVEKFTNGAVTGKTGSLTALPIIETQAGDVSAFVPTNVISITDGQIFLESAMFNSGIRPAVNAGVSVSRVGGAAQTKIIKKLSGGIRTALAQYRELAAFAQFASDLDEATRKQLEHGQRVTELMKQKQYAPMSIADMALSLYAAERGFLTDVEIAKIGSFEQALIAFFNRDHADLMAKINVKGDFNDEIDAGMKAGIEKFKATQTW
- a CDS encoding F0F1 ATP synthase subunit delta, giving the protein MAELTTLARPYAKAAFEHAQAHQQLASWSAMLGLAAAVSQDDTMQRVLKAPRLTSADKAATFIDVCGDKFDVKVQNFINVVSENDRLPLLPEIAALFDLYKAEQEKSVDVEVTSAFALNQEQQDKLAKVLSARLNREVRLQVEEDKSLIGGIVIRAGDLVIDGSVRGKLANLAEALKS